DNA from Methylobacterium currus:
GCGAGCGGGCCGGTGTCACCTGCGCCGGCGTGCTCGCAACCGACATCCTCGAGATCTACCCGACGACCCTCCCGAGCGGCTACGCGGTCCACCACGCGATCCCGACCGCTGCGAACACGTTCCGGGCGACGATCTCGCAGCCCGGCATCGCGATCGGCGCGTCCTACTCCATCCCGGTCGCGGTCTATGCCGTGAACCGGTGACGACCCGCCTGGATCTGGCACACTGGCGCCCCGACTCGCGAGGCGCCCATGATCGACCTGCCCTGGAACGAGCTATTCGGTGGCGAGCCTGTCCCGGACCCGACCGCGCCCAGCCGAGACGATCCTGCGGCCGGTCCACCCGAACGCGGGCCTCGAGGCGGAGTACCGCCGGAAGCTGACGGCCCTGATCGACGAGATGGGCCGCTCGCTGACCTACTGGCTGAGCGCGGCCTACCGCGGCAACAGCCCGGAGATCGCCGAGGATGAGCTGCCGGCCGAGACCATGCGCCGGGCCATGCGGCGCCTCGCCCGGCGCTGGCAGGCCAATTTCAACGACCTCGCCGACGACCTGGCGAGATACTTCACGCAGTCGGCCGGCGAGCGCAGCGACGCGAGCCTGAAGGCGGCCCTGAAGAAGGGCGGCTTCACCGTCGAGTTCAAGATGACCCGGGCGCAGCGCGACGTGCTCAACGCCGCGGTGCACGAGAACGTCAGCCTCATCCGATCCATCCCGCAGCAGCACCTCGCCCAGGTCGAGGGCATGGTGATGCGCTCGGTGCAGACCGGGCGAGATCTCGGGCAGCTGGCGGATGATCTCCAGCAGCAGCTGGGGGTGACGAAGAAGCGGGCGGCGCTGATCGCCCGCGACCAGAACAACAAGGTCACGGCGGCGCTCGCCCGGGCCCGCCAGGTCGAGATGGGCCTGACCGAGGCGGTCTGGCGCCACAGCGGCGGCGGGAAGCACCCGCGCCCGAAGCACGTCAAGGCGAACGGCCAGCGCTACGACATCCGCGTCGGCCTGCCCGTTGGCGACAAGGGCGAGAACGTCCTGCCGGGCGAAGCGATCAACTGTCGGTGCATCGGTCGGGCTGTGGTCCCGGGATTTGCGTAGCGCGTGAGACAGCAGATGCACAGCGATAAGCAGGTCGTGATCGACGGGCAGGTACTTACGCCTGAGCAGGCCTGGGTCGTCCATCAGGCCCTTCGTTCGCTGAATGCTCAAGTGGGCAACGTTCTGCGGTTGGGAGCCGAAAATAAGCCGGTAGCGACGAAAATCGAAGATCTGTGCGGTGAAGTTTTATGGCTCTTTGATAAACAGCCCGAAGCCAATAAGTAGAACTACCAGCATGTCCCTCCAGACTATGCGCCAGGATCTGCTGGCGCTCGACCGCGCCACCCTGCGCACGTTCGACCAGGATGGGCACCTGCGGGTCGAGCGGACGCCGATCAGCAAGGCCAACGTCTGCGACTACCTCGGCAGCGAGATCCCGCAGTGGCGCCGCCTCGGCCTCGAGCCGAACCGTCGCTACGCGATGCTCCGGTGCCCGGAGGAGCTGGCGAAGGCGGCGGCCACCTTCCACGGCAAACCACTCCTCTTCGATCACAACCCGATCCACGCCGATGCGCACGATCATGCGCGCACCGTGGGCAGCGTCTGGAACGCCGAGTTCCAAGACCCCTTCATGTATTCCGCACTGTCGTGCTGGTCGGGACCCGCAATCCGGGCGATCGAAGACGACAGCCAGAAGCAGATTTCGGCCTCGTACCACTACGATGCCGATATGACGCCGGGTGTGTTCCGCGGCGTTGCTTACGATGGTGTCATGCGGAACATCCGCTGCAACCACGTAAGTCTTGTTCCGAAGGGCCGCGCAGGGCCCGACGTGGTTGTCTGCGACTCCTACAGAGGATTTGTCATGCCCAAGCGCATTCTGTCGCCGGTGGCCGCTCTGGTGCAGGGCGCGCTCATGGCACACTACGGCAGCAAGCTCGCCATGGATGGCGGCGTCGATCTCGGCCCAGCGGTGTCGGGCGTCACGCCGAAGAACTTCAAGGCGACGATGCCGGCCGTCATCCTCGGCTCCATGAAGGCGCTGCGCGGCAAGCTCGCCCAGGACGCCGAGCTCGAGGACGTCGCCGAGGTCATCGAGGCGCTGGCGCCGATCATCGAGGCGCTGGAGGAGCCGGTCGCGGCGGCCGACCCGGTCGACGATCCGGAGGCCAAGGATGCGGGCGACGCCGAGCTGCGCGCCATGCTGAAGGCCAAGGGCCTGTCCGACGAGGAGATCGACCGGATCTGCGGCATGAGCGGCGCGCCGGTGATCGACGAGAAGGACGACGACAAGGACAAGAAGGCGATGGACGCCGCGATCCGCACCGCGGTCGCCGCCGCGCTGAAGGGCACCGTATCCAAGCCCGCCATGGACGCGGCGATCGCCGAGGCGACCGAGCGGGTGCGCACCGAGACCGCCACCCGCCTCGCTGCGATCGACGACGCCCGCCGCTTCGTCCGTCCGTGGGTCGGCGAGCTCCCGATGGCCTTCGACAGCGCCGAGGCGGTCGAGCGCCAGGCCCTGACCGTGCTGGGCAAGGCCCACGCCGGCAAGCACCCCGACTCGCTGCGCGACATCATCGAGGCCTGCCCGAAGCCGGGCGACGCCCCGCGCACCAAGCCCCGCCCCGCCATGGACGCCGCCGGCGCCCAGTCCTTCGCCGAGCGCTTCGGCATCGCCCGCATCGGCCGCGCCGCCTGATCGGCTGACCGCACAGGAGACGAGACGATGTTCCCCACCACCGTCAGCTACGCACCGGCGCGCGGCGTCGAGGGCGATTTCTGCGACAGCAATCCCCGGTCGACCGTCAACGCGGGTCCGGGCGGCCTCGTGGTCGGCCCGGCCGGCGCCGTCATCGGCCGCTTCTGCTGGGCCACCGCGCCGAACGACGGCGACGGCGCCCCGGCGACCGTGACCAACTCGGGCACCGGCGCCCCGACCGGGTTCCTGCACCGTGAGCAGCAGGGCCTGATCACGACGTTCCTGGCCGAGTCCGGGATGACCATGCTCCCGGGCATGCCGGTCACCCTCTTCAAGACGGGCGGGTTCTGGGCCCGGAACGCCGGCTCTTCGGCGTCGGCCTACGGCAACAAGGTGTTCGCCAGCAATACGGACGGCTCGGTGTCGTTCGCAGCGGCCGGCGCCACGGTGGCCGGCTCCACCGAGACCAAGTGGTTCGCCATGTCCGTCGGGGCAGCGGGCGAGCTTGTGAAGATCTCCGCCACGCCGAACGGCTGATGCGGATCGGCAGCGGAGAAACGAAGATGCACACGATCGAACAGATCCGGGCGATGCCGCCCGCCGAGGCGCGCAACCTGTTCCAGTCCGAGAGGGCGGATCTGGCCGAGTTCGGCATGCACCTCGACCACGTCGAGGCCTATGCCACCACCGGGATCCGCCGCGACTACACGATCGCGATGGACGCCCTGCCGGCGCTCCAGACCGCGCCGACCAGCGCCATCCCGGCGATGCTCACCACCACCATCGACCCGAACGTGATCCGGGTCCGGTTCACCCCGACCAAGGCCGCCCAGATCTTCGGCGAGCAGAAGCAGGGCGACTGGCTCCAGGACACCGCGATGTTCCCGGTGGTCGAGCACACCGGCGAGACGTCGGCCTATGGCGATTACGCCAACAACGGCACGGTCGGCGTCAACATGAACTGGCCGCAGCGGCAGCAGTTCTTGTACCAGACGATCTCCGAGTACGGCGAGCGCGAGATGGGTCGGGCCGGCCTTGCCGGTATCAACCTCGTCGCCGAGAAGGACGAGGCTGCCGCCACCGTGATGGGGCGGTTCGAGAACACCATCTACTTCGTGGGTGTCGCTGGCCTTCAGAACTACGGCATCCTGAACGACCCGGCGCTGCCGCCGGCGACCACCCCGGCCACGAAGGCGGCGGGCGGTACCACCTGGCAGACCCCGGGCGGCTCGCCGAACGCGACGGCCAACGAGGTCTACAACGACGCCATGGCGCTGTTCGCCCTGCTCGTCGCGCAGACCGGCGGCATGGTCAACGCCGAGGACCAGCTGGTCCTCACGATGTCGCCCGGGTCCAAGGTCTCGCTCGGCTACATCAACCAGTTCAACCTCAAGGTCCGGGACGCGCTCGCCGCCGAATTCCCGAACCTCGAGGTGATCGACGCGGTCCAGTACGGCCGCCAGACGGCCACGAACCCGCAGGGCATCGCCGCCGGCAACATGATGCAGCTGATCGCCAAGACGGTCGACGGGCAGCCGACCGGCTACTGCGCCTACTCGGAGAAGATGCGGTCGCACAACCTCGTCACCGAGATGTCGTCCTACAAGAAGAAGTGGTCCGGCGGCGCCTGGGGCGCGGTGATCCGCCTTCCCTACGCCGTCGCCACCATGGTCGGGATCTGATCATGGGCGCGGCGCGTCTCAAGAGCCAGCGCGCGGCCACGGGTAATACCGTGACCGCCGCCCGCGACGTCGTCACCGTCGGCTGCAAGCTGCCGGGCGGCCTCATCATGCGCGAGTTCGTGGAAGCGCAGGAAACCGAGGTCGTGCAGGGCGGCCCGCCGCGCCAGGTGGCCGTGCACCAGCCGACCGGCCAGCAGATCACGATCCTTGGCACCGGCGCCCGCATCGGCCTGCCGCCGCCGATCCTGGTCCGCGGGTACCGCCTCACCCCCAACGTGCCCAAGGCGCTTTGGGATGGGTGGCTCGCCGCCAACCGCAACAGCGACATGGTGCGCAACGGCCTCATCTACGCCTCGCCGCAGCAGCGCGACGTCGAGGCCTTCGCCCGCGAGCACGAGACCGCCCGCACCGGACTCGAGGGCATCGATCCCGACAATCCGGGCGCCCGCGTCCGGGGCATCCAGCGCGGCGACAAGCCCAAGTAGGAGGCTGAGATGGACGACACGAACCTGATCACCATCGGCTGCCGACACCCCTCGGGCCTGCGCCTGCGGGTGTCCGAGTGGTTCAAGACCCCGGGCCTCGACGAGCCGCAGCTGCGCGAGATTGCGGTCTACGACCTCGCCGGCAGCGGCCAGCATCAGGGCGTGCCGGGAAACGGCACGCTGCCCGGCTACACCAAGATCCCGGCGGAGCACTGGGAGAAGTGGAAG
Protein-coding regions in this window:
- a CDS encoding phage minor head protein; the encoded protein is MASLSRTRPRPAETILRPVHPNAGLEAEYRRKLTALIDEMGRSLTYWLSAAYRGNSPEIAEDELPAETMRRAMRRLARRWQANFNDLADDLARYFTQSAGERSDASLKAALKKGGFTVEFKMTRAQRDVLNAAVHENVSLIRSIPQQHLAQVEGMVMRSVQTGRDLGQLADDLQQQLGVTKKRAALIARDQNNKVTAALARARQVEMGLTEAVWRHSGGGKHPRPKHVKANGQRYDIRVGLPVGDKGENVLPGEAINCRCIGRAVVPGFA
- a CDS encoding DUF2213 domain-containing protein, giving the protein MKFYGSLINSPKPISRTTSMSLQTMRQDLLALDRATLRTFDQDGHLRVERTPISKANVCDYLGSEIPQWRRLGLEPNRRYAMLRCPEELAKAAATFHGKPLLFDHNPIHADAHDHARTVGSVWNAEFQDPFMYSALSCWSGPAIRAIEDDSQKQISASYHYDADMTPGVFRGVAYDGVMRNIRCNHVSLVPKGRAGPDVVVCDSYRGFVMPKRILSPVAALVQGALMAHYGSKLAMDGGVDLGPAVSGVTPKNFKATMPAVILGSMKALRGKLAQDAELEDVAEVIEALAPIIEALEEPVAAADPVDDPEAKDAGDAELRAMLKAKGLSDEEIDRICGMSGAPVIDEKDDDKDKKAMDAAIRTAVAAALKGTVSKPAMDAAIAEATERVRTETATRLAAIDDARRFVRPWVGELPMAFDSAEAVERQALTVLGKAHAGKHPDSLRDIIEACPKPGDAPRTKPRPAMDAAGAQSFAERFGIARIGRAA
- a CDS encoding structural cement protein Gp24 is translated as MFPTTVSYAPARGVEGDFCDSNPRSTVNAGPGGLVVGPAGAVIGRFCWATAPNDGDGAPATVTNSGTGAPTGFLHREQQGLITTFLAESGMTMLPGMPVTLFKTGGFWARNAGSSASAYGNKVFASNTDGSVSFAAAGATVAGSTETKWFAMSVGAAGELVKISATPNG
- a CDS encoding major capsid family protein, giving the protein MHTIEQIRAMPPAEARNLFQSERADLAEFGMHLDHVEAYATTGIRRDYTIAMDALPALQTAPTSAIPAMLTTTIDPNVIRVRFTPTKAAQIFGEQKQGDWLQDTAMFPVVEHTGETSAYGDYANNGTVGVNMNWPQRQQFLYQTISEYGEREMGRAGLAGINLVAEKDEAAATVMGRFENTIYFVGVAGLQNYGILNDPALPPATTPATKAAGGTTWQTPGGSPNATANEVYNDAMALFALLVAQTGGMVNAEDQLVLTMSPGSKVSLGYINQFNLKVRDALAAEFPNLEVIDAVQYGRQTATNPQGIAAGNMMQLIAKTVDGQPTGYCAYSEKMRSHNLVTEMSSYKKKWSGGAWGAVIRLPYAVATMVGI